From Woronichinia naegeliana WA131, the proteins below share one genomic window:
- a CDS encoding HlyD family efflux transporter periplasmic adaptor subunit — protein MTNRLSPPNGRANGKVQPPVEDDGTLADVQEREVPPKASNNIKATPDHWTTEQSMILRQSSVWSRGVVWGIVGVTVISLIWANVATMEEVIPATGQLKPLDTVKEVQAPVNGVVKTVLVKDNERVRQGQPLVIMDSTTTVSDLESARKIKQATLQENAFYYSVLQEGISSNQLDLAISQLRLPWEIAALAKNRTALVEENRLYQTLLDGQSAAIGQLTPEQEARLRMTRFELRSRVIAAQMEIEQLQKQLQQAQVQLDSGQRQLIDDKKIFADLNSRNQKAIAEAEKSLNIEKGILGSVTPLLEEGALAKLQVDKQQQSVNDRNQRMIEEKINGSVEYDKQRQQIQTREAEIERLKEEKKRINALINQAKARLVNTGAVTEKEVYDRIADNTKRIADIDSQLTKIIVENKKKINELNSQISRSQVTLQYQAIKSPVNGTVFDLKATPGYVTPPNQTIPLLKIVPDDYLVAEVDVTNKDIGFVRSGMKAEVRIDSFPYSEFGEIKGKVDTIGSDALPPDENHRYYRFPVKIKMDHQYLKTEDRKILLQSGMSITANIKVREKRTVMSLFTELFTKKIESLETVR, from the coding sequence ATGACTAATCGTCTTTCCCCCCCTAATGGCCGAGCTAATGGTAAAGTTCAACCTCCCGTTGAGGATGATGGTACTTTAGCGGACGTGCAAGAAAGAGAGGTTCCCCCTAAAGCTTCTAATAATATCAAAGCGACTCCCGATCATTGGACAACGGAACAATCCATGATTCTGCGTCAGTCCTCGGTTTGGTCACGGGGGGTAGTTTGGGGCATTGTGGGCGTTACGGTCATTTCCCTGATCTGGGCCAATGTGGCCACAATGGAGGAAGTGATTCCAGCAACGGGACAACTCAAACCGTTGGATACGGTCAAAGAAGTGCAGGCTCCTGTTAATGGGGTCGTGAAAACGGTCTTAGTCAAAGATAATGAGCGAGTCCGCCAAGGTCAGCCGTTAGTGATCATGGACTCTACTACCACCGTTTCGGATTTAGAATCAGCCCGCAAGATTAAACAGGCAACGCTCCAAGAAAATGCTTTTTACTATTCGGTATTACAAGAAGGGATCAGTTCTAACCAATTAGATCTGGCCATTTCCCAACTCAGGTTGCCATGGGAAATAGCGGCTCTCGCCAAAAATCGCACGGCCTTGGTAGAAGAAAATCGCCTCTATCAAACGCTTTTGGATGGTCAATCGGCGGCGATTGGCCAATTAACGCCCGAACAGGAAGCACGCTTACGCATGACCCGTTTTGAGTTGCGATCGCGGGTGATTGCGGCCCAGATGGAAATTGAACAATTGCAAAAACAATTACAACAGGCACAAGTACAACTTGACTCAGGCCAACGACAGTTAATTGATGATAAAAAGATCTTTGCCGATCTCAATTCTCGTAATCAAAAGGCGATCGCCGAAGCTGAAAAAAGTTTAAACATTGAAAAAGGAATTTTAGGCAGTGTCACACCCCTCTTAGAAGAAGGAGCGTTGGCTAAATTACAGGTCGATAAACAACAACAATCGGTCAATGATCGCAACCAAAGAATGATTGAAGAGAAAATCAATGGTTCAGTGGAGTATGATAAGCAACGGCAGCAAATTCAAACTCGTGAAGCCGAAATTGAACGTCTGAAGGAGGAGAAAAAACGGATCAATGCCCTCATTAATCAAGCTAAGGCGCGGTTAGTAAACACAGGAGCAGTTACGGAAAAAGAAGTCTATGATCGCATTGCTGATAATACGAAAAGAATTGCTGATATTGATAGTCAACTGACAAAAATTATTGTTGAGAACAAGAAGAAAATTAATGAACTCAATAGTCAGATTAGTCGTTCCCAAGTGACGTTGCAATATCAAGCTATTAAATCCCCCGTTAATGGTACGGTTTTTGATCTCAAGGCAACGCCAGGCTATGTAACCCCTCCTAACCAAACCATTCCCCTTTTGAAAATTGTTCCGGATGATTATTTAGTGGCGGAAGTGGATGTCACCAATAAGGATATTGGTTTTGTACGCTCTGGTATGAAGGCAGAAGTTCGCATTGATTCTTTTCCCTATAGCGAGTTTGGAGAGATTAAGGGAAAAGTGGATACGATTGGCTCTGACGCGCTTCCTCCTGATGAAAATCACCGTTATTATCGTTTTCCGGTCAAAATCAAGATGGATCATCAATATCTAAAAACCGAAGATCGTAAAATTCTCCTTCAGTCAGGGATGTCAATCACCGCGAATATCAAAGTCCGAGAAAAACGTACCGTTATGAGTCTATTTACGGAATTATTTACTAAGAAAATCGAAAGTTTGGAAACGGTTCGTTAG